One stretch of Roseovarius mucosus DNA includes these proteins:
- a CDS encoding N-formylglutamate amidohydrolase, with product MTAVEIHQGKTPMTLGLPHTGTFVPWEMSVASIARSCGLEDMDWHRHRCHDGLLSGASSGRATFHRPALDTIRDPLGALLSPAQNTTGLVPLTDFDGHDIRTP from the coding sequence GTGACCGCCGTTGAAATCCATCAAGGCAAGACGCCGATGACGTTAGGCCTACCGCATACGGGCACCTTTGTGCCGTGGGAAATGTCTGTCGCTTCGATCGCCCGAAGCTGTGGGTTGGAAGATATGGACTGGCACCGTCACAGGTGCCATGACGGTTTGCTATCTGGCGCAAGCTCGGGGCGTGCGACCTTCCACCGGCCCGCTCTAGATACCATCCGTGATCCTTTGGGGGCCTTGCTCTCTCCCGCTCAGAACACCACCGGACTTGTGCCGCTGACCGATTTCGACGGGCATGACATCCGGACGCCTTAG
- the hutH gene encoding histidine ammonia-lyase, translating into MTTLTLTPGAVTLDHLADIYWNEASVRLDPASHPAIERAHARIAKAVAGTDAVYGVNTGFGKLASVKIASKDTTTLQRNLILSHCCGVGPAISRRETRLLMALKLLSLGRGASGVRLEVVAQIEEMLAKGVTPVIPAQGSVGASGDLAPLAHMAAVMMGHGEAEYLGKILPGAEALAAAGIAPLVLGPKEGLALINGTQFSTAFALAGLFGAWRAAHSALVTSALSTDAIMGSTAPLQPEIHALRGHPGQIQAAETMRALLAGSEIRESHIVGDARVQDPYCIRCQPQVTGAAMDVLRMAARTLGIEANAATDNPLVLIEADLIVSGGNFHAEPVGFAADMIALAIAEIGAIAQRRVALIVDPVLSFNLPPFLTPNPGLNSGYMIAEVTTAALMSENKHLANPCVTDSTPTSANQEDHVSMAAHGARRLGAMNENLARILGVELLCAAQGIDFRAPLATSDTLQRVVDRVRQDVAALGEDRYLAPDLERAAVMIASGDIVNAAGIDMPELIA; encoded by the coding sequence GTGACCACACTCACCCTCACCCCCGGCGCTGTTACCTTGGATCATCTCGCTGACATCTATTGGAACGAAGCCTCGGTCCGGCTTGATCCGGCCAGCCACCCAGCGATCGAGCGCGCTCATGCGCGGATTGCCAAGGCTGTTGCAGGGACAGATGCGGTATACGGTGTGAACACAGGGTTTGGCAAACTTGCCTCGGTCAAGATTGCGAGCAAAGATACCACAACCCTGCAGCGCAACCTGATCTTGTCCCATTGCTGCGGTGTTGGCCCTGCGATTTCACGACGCGAGACGCGTCTGTTGATGGCTCTCAAATTGCTCAGCTTGGGGCGCGGTGCCTCGGGTGTGCGGTTAGAGGTTGTGGCACAGATTGAGGAGATGCTGGCCAAGGGCGTGACGCCTGTGATCCCGGCGCAAGGCTCTGTTGGTGCCTCGGGGGATCTGGCTCCGCTTGCGCATATGGCGGCTGTCATGATGGGTCATGGCGAGGCCGAGTATCTGGGTAAGATATTGCCCGGTGCCGAAGCTTTGGCCGCAGCTGGTATTGCTCCTCTTGTGCTTGGCCCCAAAGAAGGGCTGGCCTTGATTAATGGCACCCAATTCTCGACGGCCTTTGCGCTTGCGGGCCTTTTCGGCGCATGGCGCGCGGCCCATTCGGCACTGGTCACATCGGCCTTGTCAACTGACGCCATCATGGGGTCTACCGCGCCCTTGCAGCCGGAAATCCACGCCCTGCGAGGCCATCCCGGCCAGATACAGGCCGCAGAGACCATGCGCGCCTTGCTGGCCGGATCCGAAATCCGCGAGAGCCACATCGTGGGGGATGCCCGGGTTCAAGACCCCTATTGCATCCGCTGCCAGCCACAGGTGACGGGGGCGGCGATGGATGTGCTGCGCATGGCGGCCCGCACTCTGGGGATCGAGGCAAATGCCGCCACTGATAATCCGCTGGTTTTGATCGAGGCGGATTTGATCGTATCGGGGGGTAACTTTCACGCCGAACCTGTCGGATTTGCCGCCGATATGATCGCGCTCGCGATTGCCGAGATTGGGGCGATTGCGCAACGCCGCGTTGCTCTGATCGTGGACCCGGTGCTCAGTTTCAATCTACCACCGTTCCTTACGCCAAATCCGGGGCTGAACAGTGGCTATATGATTGCCGAGGTCACAACGGCCGCCCTGATGAGCGAAAACAAACATCTGGCAAATCCCTGCGTCACCGATAGCACACCCACCTCTGCCAATCAGGAAGATCACGTCAGCATGGCCGCCCATGGCGCACGCCGTTTGGGGGCAATGAACGAAAATCTCGCACGTATTCTTGGTGTGGAATTGCTCTGCGCCGCGCAAGGCATCGACTTTCGCGCACCGCTCGCCACAAGCGATACGTTGCAACGGGTGGTGGATCGGGTGCGCCAAGACGTGGCCGCGCTGGGCGAGGACCGCTATCTCGCGCCCGATCTGGAACGCGCCGCCGTGATGATTGCCTCGGGTGACATCGTGAACGCTGCAGGCATCGACATGCCGGAGCTCATCGCGTGA
- the hutI gene encoding imidazolonepropionase: protein MTENSKVFVNLNLASLCDSGPKYGWIEDAAVVVVDGLIDWLGSREALPSLYNSFPQIDLGGRVVTPGLIDCHTHIVHGGNRAVEFEMRLNGASYEEVARAGGGIVSTVKATRAATDEELLTTALARVDVLIAEGVTCIEIKSGYGLDIETELRMLRVARAIGHKRPVRIKTTFLGAHATPADYAGRDDAYIDEVCIPALRAAHAEALVDAVDGFCEGIAFQPAQIARVFHVACSLGLPVKLHAEQLSNIGGAKLAAGYGALSADHIEYLDEAGVEALAQAGTVAVILPGAFYTLRETQAPPIALLRKHGVPMALATDINPGSSPLNSLLLTLNMGCTLFRMTPEEALRGVTQNAARALGLSDAGTLAVGKRADMAVWNIKHPAELSYRIGFNPLHSRIFGGTL, encoded by the coding sequence ATGACGGAGAATAGCAAAGTTTTTGTGAATTTGAATCTCGCAAGCCTTTGCGACTCAGGCCCTAAGTATGGCTGGATCGAGGATGCAGCAGTTGTCGTTGTCGATGGGTTGATTGACTGGCTCGGCTCACGTGAGGCCTTACCATCGCTCTATAACTCGTTTCCCCAGATTGACCTTGGTGGGCGCGTCGTGACACCGGGTTTGATTGATTGCCACACCCATATTGTCCATGGTGGCAACCGCGCTGTCGAGTTCGAGATGCGCCTCAACGGAGCGAGCTATGAAGAGGTCGCGCGGGCGGGTGGCGGAATTGTATCGACGGTAAAGGCCACGCGTGCGGCCACCGACGAAGAATTGTTGACCACCGCACTTGCCCGTGTCGACGTTTTGATCGCCGAAGGTGTCACCTGCATCGAAATCAAATCCGGCTACGGTCTTGATATCGAAACCGAATTGCGGATGTTGCGCGTGGCCCGCGCGATCGGCCACAAGCGGCCCGTTCGGATCAAAACTACGTTTCTCGGGGCGCATGCCACACCTGCGGACTACGCGGGTCGGGACGATGCTTATATAGATGAGGTCTGCATCCCTGCCTTGCGTGCAGCCCACGCCGAAGCACTGGTCGACGCTGTCGACGGTTTTTGTGAGGGTATCGCGTTCCAGCCTGCTCAGATTGCCCGGGTCTTTCATGTGGCGTGCAGCTTGGGCCTGCCTGTCAAGCTGCATGCAGAGCAACTTTCAAACATTGGCGGCGCGAAACTGGCGGCGGGCTACGGAGCGCTGTCAGCCGATCATATCGAATATCTGGATGAGGCCGGCGTAGAAGCATTGGCGCAAGCTGGGACGGTTGCAGTCATCCTGCCCGGTGCATTCTACACATTGCGAGAGACCCAAGCCCCGCCTATCGCCCTGTTGCGCAAACATGGGGTGCCTATGGCCTTGGCAACAGACATCAACCCCGGTTCCTCCCCATTAAATTCGTTGCTACTGACGCTCAACATGGGCTGCACCTTGTTTCGGATGACCCCCGAAGAAGCTCTGCGCGGCGTCACTCAAAACGCTGCGCGGGCTTTGGGGCTATCCGACGCGGGCACCCTCGCCGTCGGAAAGCGCGCCGACATGGCAGTTTGGAACATCAAACACCCTGCCGAACTCTCGTATCGCATCGGCTTTAATCCCCTTCACTCCCGCATATTCGGAGGGACGTTGTGA
- a CDS encoding formimidoylglutamate deiminase produces MIFARRAMLATGWASNVRLDVSHGRITALETDQNAKQGDTTVDTLLPALANLHSHSFQRAMAGMTEFRMAGKDSFWTWRDLMYRFTAHLTPEHVEAIAAFVFLEMQEAGYASVGEFHYLHHQPGGMPYKDLGELSARIAAAAAATGIGLTHLPVLYTYGGAGQMALKAGQARFGNSVDRFNDLVARARGAIADLPKDCRVGIAPHSLRATSPDDLKTVLAAHEAGPVHIHIAEQPQEVADIQAVLGVRPVEWLLANAEVNADWCLIHATHMTDAETVNMARSGAVAGLCPITEANLGDGPFNGPAYLNAGGALGVGSDSNVLISLTEELRTLEYSQRLRDIARNVLVVGEGSVGETLYCGAAKGGAQALGRGTGDISVGAWADLVAVDSEAPALCALKEHQLLDGLVFAAKDEIVTDVWSAGRHAVKQGKHIHRDAITAAYRSAMQSLMALL; encoded by the coding sequence ATGATTTTTGCACGACGAGCCATGCTTGCAACGGGGTGGGCCAGCAATGTCCGTTTGGACGTGTCGCATGGTCGGATTACCGCACTCGAAACCGATCAAAACGCCAAGCAAGGCGATACAACGGTTGATACGCTATTGCCCGCGCTGGCAAACTTGCACAGCCACAGCTTCCAGCGCGCGATGGCGGGGATGACCGAATTCCGGATGGCGGGCAAAGACAGCTTTTGGACATGGCGTGATCTGATGTACCGTTTCACTGCGCATCTGACGCCAGAGCATGTCGAGGCGATTGCGGCGTTTGTCTTTCTGGAAATGCAGGAAGCGGGTTACGCCAGCGTCGGCGAGTTTCACTATCTACATCATCAGCCCGGCGGCATGCCCTACAAGGATCTCGGCGAACTTTCGGCCCGCATTGCAGCGGCTGCCGCAGCTACTGGGATCGGGCTGACCCACCTGCCAGTGCTCTATACATACGGGGGGGCTGGTCAGATGGCACTGAAAGCGGGGCAGGCCCGCTTTGGCAACTCTGTGGATCGCTTTAACGACCTTGTCGCGCGGGCCAGAGGCGCCATTGCTGATCTGCCAAAGGATTGTCGCGTGGGTATTGCGCCACATTCCTTGCGGGCCACCTCACCTGATGATCTCAAGACGGTTCTTGCGGCCCATGAAGCGGGGCCGGTTCACATTCACATCGCGGAACAACCCCAAGAAGTGGCAGATATCCAAGCAGTGCTTGGGGTACGGCCTGTTGAGTGGTTGTTGGCGAATGCAGAGGTCAACGCGGACTGGTGCCTGATCCACGCCACCCACATGACGGATGCAGAGACCGTGAACATGGCAAGGTCTGGCGCTGTTGCAGGGCTTTGCCCGATCACAGAAGCAAATCTTGGCGATGGCCCCTTTAACGGGCCAGCCTATCTGAATGCAGGCGGGGCGCTTGGAGTGGGCTCGGATTCAAATGTGCTGATTTCGCTCACCGAAGAGTTGCGCACCTTGGAGTATTCCCAGCGCCTGCGCGACATCGCGCGCAATGTCTTGGTTGTGGGAGAAGGCTCGGTTGGGGAAACCCTCTACTGCGGGGCTGCGAAAGGCGGTGCGCAGGCTTTGGGGCGTGGCACCGGCGATATCTCGGTCGGAGCATGGGCGGATTTGGTGGCGGTTGATAGTGAAGCGCCTGCGTTATGCGCCTTGAAGGAACATCAACTGCTGGATGGCTTGGTCTTTGCCGCAAAAGACGAGATAGTAACAGATGTCTGGTCAGCGGGGCGGCATGCGGTCAAACAGGGCAAACACATCCACCGCGATGCGATCACCGCCGCCTATCGCTCTGCGATGCAAAGCCTGATGGCCTTGCTTTGA
- a CDS encoding HutD family protein, translated as MQTLKFGALIDVLWKNGGGVTRNIAKGLYLDQPAWTLSRADVSQDGPFSDFAGMVRILTVVSGGTMTLDTPTSSIEAHTWEPIRFDGGLKVYARLANGPLTDLNLMFDPRSCEGEVLTRRGPLIGDLTRPDHGLMVLHVLSGAPEIDGVAVATGDTVFVTTPNVALTLTEDAALLEIRLTYLDQSKAIRLCIAER; from the coding sequence ATGCAAACTTTGAAATTTGGCGCTTTGATTGATGTCCTATGGAAGAACGGTGGCGGCGTCACGCGCAACATCGCGAAGGGCCTGTATCTTGACCAGCCCGCATGGACACTCAGCCGCGCTGATGTTTCTCAGGACGGTCCGTTTTCCGATTTCGCGGGTATGGTGCGCATTCTGACCGTGGTCTCTGGCGGGACTATGACGCTGGATACACCGACCTCGTCTATCGAGGCCCACACTTGGGAGCCGATCCGCTTTGACGGGGGGCTGAAAGTTTATGCCCGTTTGGCCAATGGGCCGCTTACCGACCTAAACCTCATGTTTGATCCGCGATCATGTGAAGGAGAGGTTTTGACGCGGCGTGGGCCGCTGATTGGTGATCTCACCCGCCCCGATCACGGGCTCATGGTGCTTCATGTCCTTAGTGGAGCACCCGAGATTGATGGGGTGGCGGTTGCCACAGGCGACACCGTGTTTGTCACAACGCCAAACGTGGCGCTGACACTGACAGAAGACGCCGCGCTGTTAGAAATCCGCCTGACCTATCTGGATCAAAGCAAGGCCATCAGGCTTTGCATCGCAGAGCGATAG
- a CDS encoding TetR/AcrR family transcriptional regulator, whose amino-acid sequence MGRHREFDEKKVLDGAIEVFWRRGYSGASIQDVCDAMGLNPGSVYAAFGSKHGLFLAVIRRYLDSMNRPGLELLETNPCGLDGIRAYFDFIANGIVNGNRRWGCLGTNAFVELKEVDDDVAQLMLDHLTRLEIAFREALKRDSFEHPESQAKYLLCIAQGLNVFAKTSPNRETLQTIIDASISSLVSPRLATN is encoded by the coding sequence ATGGGCCGTCATAGAGAGTTCGATGAAAAAAAAGTGCTTGATGGCGCGATCGAAGTTTTCTGGCGTCGTGGCTATTCTGGTGCGTCAATTCAGGACGTCTGTGATGCGATGGGGCTAAACCCCGGAAGTGTTTATGCGGCATTCGGCAGCAAGCATGGGCTGTTTCTGGCTGTCATCCGGCGGTATCTGGACAGTATGAACCGTCCGGGCCTTGAATTGCTGGAAACCAACCCATGCGGCCTAGACGGAATTCGCGCCTATTTCGACTTTATCGCGAACGGTATCGTCAACGGAAACCGGCGTTGGGGATGCTTGGGAACAAACGCCTTCGTCGAACTGAAAGAGGTGGATGACGACGTTGCCCAGCTCATGTTGGATCATCTGACCCGCCTGGAAATCGCCTTTCGCGAGGCATTGAAGCGCGATTCCTTTGAACACCCCGAGAGCCAGGCAAAATATCTTCTGTGCATTGCACAGGGTCTGAACGTCTTTGCCAAGACCTCGCCGAACCGTGAGACGCTTCAAACAATCATCGACGCTTCCATATCTTCGTTGGTTTCACCACGCCTCGCCACAAACTAG